A genomic region of Candidatus Dormiibacterota bacterium contains the following coding sequences:
- a CDS encoding DUF485 domain-containing protein: protein MDAQAGKQTAQARASQWEVLAASPEFRRLITAKRNFIIPAVIFFLVYYFALPLGNGLAPDLMNTKIIGNINLAYLFALSEFVMAWILAAVYIRRANRVFDPLAAAVRKLAARMGIGA, encoded by the coding sequence ATGGATGCCCAGGCGGGTAAGCAAACCGCCCAAGCCCGGGCTTCCCAGTGGGAGGTGCTGGCGGCCTCGCCCGAGTTTCGGCGGCTCATCACGGCGAAGCGAAACTTCATCATTCCGGCGGTGATCTTCTTCCTCGTCTACTACTTCGCGCTCCCGCTCGGTAACGGGCTGGCGCCCGACCTGATGAACACCAAGATCATCGGCAACATCAACCTGGCGTACCTGTTTGCCCTCTCCGAATTCGTGATGGCCTGGATCCTGGCGGCGGTCTACATCCGGCGGGCCAACCGGGTCTTCGATCCGTTGGCGGCCGCCGTCCGCAAATTGGCGGCGCGTATGGGGATTGGAGCATGA